In the Helianthus annuus cultivar XRQ/B chromosome 11, HanXRQr2.0-SUNRISE, whole genome shotgun sequence genome, one interval contains:
- the LOC110891619 gene encoding uncharacterized protein LOC110891619: MDPISNPVIAKKQSYDVVLSKLEGERADLNNPVAALASKLEGERADLNNPVAAPASKDDGDKSVEIISYGHMFSPYKSHLQREFTEEDRTYEAQRKRYKRLSE, from the exons ATGGATCCAATTTCGAATCCAGTGATTGCGAAAAAACAATCATATGATGTTGTACTTTCAAAG TTGGAAGGTGAACGCGCCGATTTAAACAATCCAGTTGCAGCTCTCGCTTCTAAG TTGGAAGGTGAACGCGCCGATTTAAACAATCCAGTTGCAGCTCCCGCTTCTAAG gatgatggtgataaaTCTGTTGAGATAATCAGTTACGGTCACATGTTCAGCCCGTACAAATCTCATCTTCAACGTGAATTTACTGAAGAG GATCGAACATATGAAGCTCAAAGGAAGAGATACAAGAGGCTCTCAGAATGA
- the LOC110889190 gene encoding bZIP transcription factor 27 produces MRPMDDVWNDISSLPSPATTTHFQNFFAPALRPPSPATISFHPPPSPTTMLTLLTTTHSDHQDPNKRLKPNPPPPPPRIFTAPTASPPEYTEKFRRLMKNRESAARSRARKQARADQLEHEVMRLAKENAKLKRLQKEVGPSHVPKESRLNRTKSAPF; encoded by the exons ATGAGACCAATGGATGACGTATGGAACGACATCAGCAGCCTCCCGTCGCCGGCAACCACCACTCACTTCCAAAACTTCTTCGCTCCGGCGCTCCGGCCACCGTCCCCCGCCACCATCTCCTTCCACCCGCCGCCGTCTCCCACCACCATGCTCACTCTCCTCACCACCACTCACTCCGATCACCAAGATCCAAACAAGCGGCTGAAACCTAATCCTCCGCCGCCACCGCCGCGTATTTTCACGGCGCCGACGGCTTCTCCGCCAGAGTACACCGAAAAGTTCCGGCGATTGATGAAGAATCGAGAATCGGCCGCTCGATCGAGAGCTAGAAAGCAG GCTCGTGCAGATCAGTTGGAGCATGAAGTAATGCGATTAGCTAAAGAAAATGCTAAGCTCAAAAGGCTGCAAAAAGAg GTGGGTCCATCACATGTTCCAAAAGAATCTAGACTTAACCGAACCAAAAGTGCTCCATTTTGA